AAAGCTTTCAGGTTCAGGATGACCTCGGTCACGTCTTCCATGACACCCGGAATCGTGGAAAATTCATGCAGCACGCCATCGATTTGAATCGATGTGACTGCAGCTCCCGGTAGTGAGGATAACAAGATGCGGCGAAGCGAGTTCCCCAGCGTCGTGCCATACCCTCTCTCCAGAGGCTCAACTACGAATTTCCCATAGGTTCCATCTTCATTGACATCAACGGTCTCAATTTTCGGCTTTTCGATTTCAATCACGCAAGTACCCCTCCTTCAAACGTCGCTCCTATATGAAACTGTCATCTTATCCAGTAATCCATGTAGTAGTATGCCTAAACAACCATTATTAGCAGATTGCAACGGATTTATACCACATTAACAGGATGACTTCATTATACGCGACGACGTTTTGGTGGGCGGCATCCGTTATGTGGAATTGGTGTAACGTCTTTGATCAGGTTGACTTCGAGACCTGCTGCTTGCAGAGAACGAATTGCTGCTTCACGACCAGCACCAGGACCTTTAACCATTACTTCCACCGCTTTCATACCGTGTTCCATAGCCGCTTTGGCAGCTGTTTCAGCAGCCATTTGCGCAGCGAACGGGGTCGACTTACGGGAACCTTTAAATCCAAGGCCGCCGGAGCTTGCCCAAGAAATCGCGTTTCCGTGAGGATCCGTAATCGTTACGATTGTATTGTTGAATGTGGAGCGGATATGAGCCACGCCACTTTCAATATTTTTGCGGTCACGACG
This Paenibacillus sp. JZ16 DNA region includes the following protein-coding sequences:
- the rpsK gene encoding 30S ribosomal protein S11; the encoded protein is MAKPKKVVRTKRRDRKNIESGVAHIRSTFNNTIVTITDPHGNAISWASSGGLGFKGSRKSTPFAAQMAAETAAKAAMEHGMKAVEVMVKGPGAGREAAIRSLQAAGLEVNLIKDVTPIPHNGCRPPKRRRV